ACCCCTCATTTCTGGGATTTCCGCAGACGGGCACCGCGGGGCCGGGAGTCCCGGCCCCGCGGCATTGGTCCTGCTAGCACTTCGGGCACTTGACGATGGTCGTCTCGATCTTGTCGAGGCGGCGGATCTTGATGGACTTGCGCATGGGGGTCACCTCCGTCCGGTTGTCGAAGGAATCCACCGGAACCAGCCGGCGTGGTTCCGGCGGAAGGCGAGGAGGAAGGCCAGCAGCAGGCCGAGGTCGACGAGCAGGACCAGCCCGCCGTCGACGGCCCGGGGCGCGTCCGAGCGGGCCGCGGCGACGGCCGATCCGGCCAGGGCGAGGGAGTGGACGAGGACCGGGACGCCGAACACCGCGTAGAGGGCGACCGCGCCGGCACTGCTCACCAGCGCGAGCGGCCCGTAGATCCGCACGGCCCGGGCCTCCCGGGCCGGGATCTCGTCGGCCGGGTCGGTCCCGCGGCGGACCGTGCGGGCGAGGAGGTAGCGCACGTACCGCATGCCGTCGTGGTAGAGGTCGCCGCAACGCAGCGCCTCCATCAGCACGAAGTACAGGTCGGTTCGCATGTAGACGTTCGCCTGCAGGGCGAGGCTGACCAGGCCGACCAGCACGTACGCGCCCAGCAACCCCTGCGCCAGCGGGGGAACTCCGGCGTACGCGCTGACGAGGAGGGCGGCGCTGATGGCGGCGGCGTCCCAGGCCATCCCGGCGAGGTAGACGCGGTACCGCTGCCGCCGCCGTACGGCCCAGGCCGAGGAGACGTCGGTCTGGAAGGCGAGGGCGGTCAGCCGGGTGCTGACCTCGATCCGGGCCGGCAGTCCCAGCGAGTACGCCGCGGCGACGTGCATCGACTCGTGCACGAGACCGCCGCAGACGAACAGCAGCGTGTTGCCGAGCGTCGCCAGCCCGACGTAGTCGGTCCAGAAGAAGTGTTGCGGCGTGGGCACCAGGGCCGGGTGCGTCGCCACCGTCACCACGGCCGCCAGCACCAGCGCCCAGACGCCCAGGACGACGGGGCGGCTGAACAGCCAGCCCACGGCGGCCGGCGGGACCCAGCCGAGCCGGACCCGCGGCGGCACCGGGTCGGGCAGCTCGCGGCCGTCGAGCTCGGCGACCCAGCCGAGGTCGACCAGCTCGTCCAGCAGTCCGGCCACGTCGGGCCGGTCGTCGCCCTCGGTCAGTCGTTGCTCGACGTCGCCGACGGTCAGCCCGGCCGCGAGCAGCTGCACCGCTTCCGCTCCGATCGCCGGCAGCTCCACGAACGTGCCGGCGGCCGGCCGCCCCACGACGTACGTGTCCGGGTCGTCGTCGCTCTCCCGGATGGCCAGGGGCCGCAACCGCGCCCGGGTACCCGCGCCCGTCTCCGTCATGACGTGCGGTCGCCGCAGGCCGGACAGTGCGGGTCCCGGGTGGCGGCCAGGAAGTACGAGTGGTCCCAGCGGGCCAGGTTGAGCTGGAAGACGCCGCCGCGGATCTGGGTCGGCAGGCCGGCCAGCTGGTAGAGCACGGCCAGCCCGCAGAGGTGGCCGGCGATCCCGGCGCTCGCAGCGATCACGGCGTGCGGGAGGTCGTCGAAGAGCCACCGGCCGTCAGCGGCCGGCTGCTGCCGGTCCAGGCACTCCCAGCAGCCGGTCTCCCCCGGCACGAACTGACCGACGCCGGTCATCGCGCCGGTGTACGCGGCCGTGAACCAGGGCGTCGACGTCCGCAGCGCGGCCTCGTTCGCCCACGACTGGATCTCGCCGGCGGGCTCGTCCGCGCAGAGCACGAAGGCGTCGCAGCCGGCGATGAAGCGCTCGACGTCCCGTACGGAGGAGACCCGCAGGTCCTGGGCGGTGACGGCGACCGTCGAGTTCAGCGCGGTCAGGCGCTCGGCCGCGGCCGCCGCCTTGGGCCGGCCGACGTCCGCCTCGCAGTACAGGAGCTGGCGGGTGAGGTTGCCCTCCTCGACCACGTCGAAGTCCGCGCAGCGCAGCGCTCCGACGCCGCTGGCGACCAGCCCGGCGGCGACGGACGAGCCGGTCCCGCCGAGCCCGAGCAGCGCGACCTCGGCCTTGCGGATCCGCGCCAGCGCCTCGTACGGGGACGACCGCGGGGAGGCGTCGATCCAGGCGAGGAAGTCCCGGGTCGAGCGGTACCGGTCGGACTCGGACTCGCTCAGGCCCGGTGGCAACGGTGCCGCGGCGTCCTCGACGTGGCCCGCGCGGACGAGCTCGTCGATGGCCGACTCGACGTCCCCGGCCGTCCAGTCCGGGTGGGTGGAGCTGAGCCGGGCGGAGATCCCGGCGCCGTCGAGGGTGCCGTCCATCAGCTCCAGCAGGCGGGCCACGGTCCCGTACTCGTCATCGACGATCTCCGAGGCGATGCCGAACTGCTCCAGCCCGAGCCTGATCGTGCCGTCAGGCCGGACCAACGGCCGGTGCACCCGCTTGACCCTCGGCCGTAGCACCGTGACCTCGCCTCCGTACGAATCGCAGTCCGGGGCCGGTCCATTTCTCCGGGCCCCTGGCGTTCGCCGGAAGTCTCACAGCGGGCAGAGACAGATCAGCGACAGTACGGCGACAACGGGTTGACGCCGAGTCGCGATCGCGGCGGTCCGGGCCGTGGTGGCCCGGCGGAGCTACCGGGCGTCGCGGGTGCGCTGAGTCAGGCGGCGTCGACGCCGAGGTTGACGACGGCGAGGTAGCCGGTGCCGGTCCTGCGGAGGGTCACGAGGCCGGAGGCGTCGTAGATCGAGTCGTCGGAGTTGCGGGTGTCGCGGCCGGAGTGCTCGTCGTACGGCGACGTCGCGAAGACGGCGTCGTTCACGGCCTCGTCGAAGTACAGCTGGGTGGTCACCACGGTCTTGCGGTTCACGTGCAGCTTGAGGTGGATGTGCACGGTGCGCCCGCGATACCAGCCCGGGTAGATCGTCGTGAACTGCGCGATGCCGTTGGCGTCGGCGACCTGGGCGCCGCGCAGGTAGGTCCCGTCGTCACCGGGGGACGCCTCCTGGTCGCCGGAGCTGTACGACCCGTCGGAGGTCCCGCCCCCGCCGCCCCCGGGACCACCGCCGGACGCGGACTCGAAGCCGGAGTACACGCCGCCGGCGTCGCAGTGCCAGATCTCCAGCACGCTGTTCGCGATCGGCATCGGCGCGGAGCCGTTCGAGCACGACGACACGTCATGGGCCCGTACGGCCAGGACCAGTTCGGCGCCCGGCCGGCCGTCGCGGACGTCGGACCGAATGGCGTCGACGTCGAACCAGTACGGGCCCTGCGTCTCCTCCTTCGCCGTCGTGCACGTGTTCGCCTGGTTCAGCAGGGCGATCACGTCGGAGCTCGCGGTGGACGAGGGCGTGAGCGGGGTGGTGCTGGAGGGCGCGGTGGTGGCGGTGGTGGTCGAGGACCCCGTGCACGCTGCGACCAGCGCCCCGAGGCTGACGGTCCCGCCCAGCGACAACGCCCGCCGCCGGCTGATCAGCGCCCGGCTCCGCTGCACGTCGTCGTTCATGGGCGAACCTTTGCACGGGTTCCTGTCGAAGGGCTGTGAAAGGGGACGCCGGAGCGGATCCGACGTCCCCACCGCCGACCGTACGAACCGGCGGGCCGGGACACATCGCGGATCTGCGGAAGGTCAGGTCCGATCCGGCGTGACCGCGACGAGCAGCTCCGGCATGCGCAGGACGAGCCGCCGGGCCGCGAGCCGCCGCCCCACCGCCGCCAGCCCGAACCCCCACAGCGGCCCGCCCAGGAGCACCGCCAGCACGACCAGCGGCTGCGAACCCCAGACCAGCGCGGGCACGCCGACCGGCAACGCCAGGACCGCGGTCACCAGCGAGCCCAGCGCCCAGAGCAACCCGGCCAGGCACCCGCGCCCCGCCCCCGGCCCGGCGAACGCGGCCCCGGCCTGGTCCGGCACCGGGTACGGCGCCAGCACGCTGAGCATCGCCCCCACCGCGAGCCCGGCCCCGAGCACGGCCGCCCCGGCGCCGAAGGCCAGCGGGATCGCCGACAGCGTCCGGGTCACGATCGCCAGCGCGGTCGCGGCGACCAGGATCCAGACCAGGGTGACCAGCGCGGTCGCGGTGTTGCGGCCGGCCAGGTCGGTCCGCGCGTCCCGTTCGGTGCCGGTGGTGACGATCGTCAGCCAGAACGCCGACCCCTCCGGCCCGAGCTGGTTGAACCCGAGCGAGGACACCAGCAGCGCGCTGAACATGCCGGCGACCACCGGGGCGAACCGGCCACCGGCGGCCAGCAGCGAGAACGCCGGTACGGCCAGCCCGAACACCATCATCTGCAGCCAGCTGAACTTCAGCCGCGGCTCCCGCCAGGCGTAGCGCAGGTCCTTGCCCGCGACCGCGCCGAGCCGGTCGTCCGGCAGCAGCCGCAGCAGCCCGACCCGGCGCGAGCGGGCCTGCTCGGTGGACGCGTCGACCATCGTCAACGCCGCGCCGAGCGCCGTGTACCAGCCGACGAGCAGGGCGGCGACGGCGACGGCGGCGTACAGCAGCTCCAGCAGGGAGACGGCCCAGGAGCCGGCCGACGCGTCGGCGACCGAGCGGATCGCGGCCCCGGGCGGGGTCCAGCGCAGCACCGCGCCGATCTGCTGCAGCCGGGTCTCGTCGACGTTCTGCACGAGGACCCGGGGCAGCTGCGCCGCCAGCACGACCAGCACGCCGACCAGCACGGCCAGGTCCCGCCCGCGCCGCGACCGCAGCAGCCGGGACAACGCCGACGTCGTCAGCCGCCCGAGCAGCAGGCACATCGTGGACACCAGGACGAAGGCGACGAGAGCGACGGGCACCGCCGCGGCCGAGTAGACGACCGCGCCCACGCTCACCCCGAGCATGAGCACGGTGAGGATCGGTGGCACCCCGAGGAACGCGGCCACCAGCAACCCGGTCAGCAGCCGGTCCCGGCGGATCGGCAGCAGCGCCAGCCGGCCCACGTCCAGGGTCTCGTCCACCCCGAACGCCGCGATCGGCACGGTCGCCCAGCCCAGCGCCAGCCCGGCCGCGATGAGCTCGCCGATCGAGGCGGCGGTCCGGGGCTCGTCCCGGAACACCACCAGCGCGATCCCGACCAGGCCGACCGTGAGCAGGCCGAACACCAGCCCGAGGAGCACCAGGACGAGCCGGGCCGGCGTGCGCAGCGAGGCGCGCAGCAGCCGCAGCTTCAGCCGGACGAAGAGCCCAACCACCGCAGCTCCCCGGTGGCCGCGTCCCCGGCCCCGACCAGCGCCAGGAACGCGTCCTCCAGCGACCGCCCGCCCCGGACCTGGGCGATCGGGCCGGCCGCGACGACCGAACCCTTGTGCAGCACGGCGACGGTGTCGCAGAGCCGGTCGACCAGCTCCATCGCGTGGCTGGAGAACACCACCGTCGAGCCGGAGCGGGTGTAGCGCTCCAGCACCTCGCGGATCACCCGCGCCGACACCGGGTCGACCGCCTCGAACGGCTCGTCCAGGAAGAGCACGGCCGGGTTGTGCAGCAGCGCCGCGGCCAGCCCGATCTTCTTCCGCATGCCGGTCGAGTAGTCCGCGACCAGCGTGTCGGCCGAGCCGGCCAGGTCCAGCACCCGCAGCAGCTCCGCGCCGCGGGTGTCGGCCTCGGCCCCGGGCAACCCGCGCAGCCGCCCGGTGAAGCCGAGCAGCTCCCGCCCGGACAGCCGCTCGAACAACCGCAGCCCCTCCGGCAGTACGCCGCAGCGGGCCTTGGCCGCGACCGGGTCGGCCCAGACGTCGTGCCCGGCCACCCGTACGGTTCCGGCGGTCGGGCGGACGAGGCCGGTCGCCATCGACAGCAGCGTGCTCTTGCCGGCACCGTTCGGCCCGACCAGGCCGAAGAAGCTGCCCTGCGGAACGGTCAGGTCGACGCCCGCCACCGCGACGGTCGGTCCGAACCGGCGGACCAGGCCGCGGATCTCGACGGCAGGGGCGGGGGGCACGCCCCGATTGTTCCCGATGGTCCGATCGGCCGCCCGCGGCGGGACTGGTTAGGGTGCTGCGGTCCGAGGTCGAGGGGGAGGTCAGGGGTGATCCGCAGCTTCATCGCGCTCGGCGACTCGTTCACCGAGGGCCTGGAGGACGAGCTCGGTCCGGCCGGGCGGCACCGCGGCTGGGCCGACCGGGTCGCGGTCGCGCTGGCCGCCACCCAGGGCTCGCTCCGGTACGCCAACCTCGCCGTCCGGGGCCGGCTGCTGGACCAGGTCGTCGCGGAGCAGCTGCCGGTCGCGCTGGAGCTCGGGCCTGACCTGGTCTCCTTCCATGCCGGTCCGAACGACGTGCTCCGGCCCCGCGCCGACGTCCCGGCCCTGCTCCGGCGGTACGACGACGCGGTCGCCGCGCTCGAGGCCGCCGGCATCCGGACCATCCTGTTCACGGTCGTCGAGCGCACCGGCGCCGGCCGGACCGCCGACCGGCTGGCCGAGCGGTTCGCGCTGTTCAACGACGGGGTCCGGCGGACCGCGGCCGCGCACGGTGCCGTCCTGGTCGACCTGGCCGCGGTGCCGGTGCTGCGGGACCGGCGGCTCTGGCACTCCGACCGGCTGCACCTCGCCCCGGAGGGGCACGCCCGGGTCGCCGCGGCCGTGCTGGAGGCGCTGGGCCTGGAGCGGTCGGACTGGTGGCGCTCGGCCCTGCCGGGCTCGA
This is a stretch of genomic DNA from Mycobacteriales bacterium. It encodes these proteins:
- a CDS encoding ThiF family adenylyltransferase gives rise to the protein MHRPLVRPDGTIRLGLEQFGIASEIVDDEYGTVARLLELMDGTLDGAGISARLSSTHPDWTAGDVESAIDELVRAGHVEDAAAPLPPGLSESESDRYRSTRDFLAWIDASPRSSPYEALARIRKAEVALLGLGGTGSSVAAGLVASGVGALRCADFDVVEEGNLTRQLLYCEADVGRPKAAAAAERLTALNSTVAVTAQDLRVSSVRDVERFIAGCDAFVLCADEPAGEIQSWANEAALRTSTPWFTAAYTGAMTGVGQFVPGETGCWECLDRQQPAADGRWLFDDLPHAVIAASAGIAGHLCGLAVLYQLAGLPTQIRGGVFQLNLARWDHSYFLAATRDPHCPACGDRTS
- a CDS encoding protocatechuate dioxygenase translates to MNDDVQRSRALISRRRALSLGGTVSLGALVAACTGSSTTTATTAPSSTTPLTPSSTASSDVIALLNQANTCTTAKEETQGPYWFDVDAIRSDVRDGRPGAELVLAVRAHDVSSCSNGSAPMPIANSVLEIWHCDAGGVYSGFESASGGGPGGGGGGTSDGSYSSGDQEASPGDDGTYLRGAQVADANGIAQFTTIYPGWYRGRTVHIHLKLHVNRKTVVTTQLYFDEAVNDAVFATSPYDEHSGRDTRNSDDSIYDASGLVTLRRTGTGYLAVVNLGVDAA
- a CDS encoding ABC transporter ATP-binding protein, whose protein sequence is MPPAPAVEIRGLVRRFGPTVAVAGVDLTVPQGSFFGLVGPNGAGKSTLLSMATGLVRPTAGTVRVAGHDVWADPVAAKARCGVLPEGLRLFERLSGRELLGFTGRLRGLPGAEADTRGAELLRVLDLAGSADTLVADYSTGMRKKIGLAAALLHNPAVLFLDEPFEAVDPVSARVIREVLERYTRSGSTVVFSSHAMELVDRLCDTVAVLHKGSVVAAGPIAQVRGGRSLEDAFLALVGAGDAATGELRWLGSSSG
- a CDS encoding SGNH/GDSL hydrolase family protein, translated to MIRSFIALGDSFTEGLEDELGPAGRHRGWADRVAVALAATQGSLRYANLAVRGRLLDQVVAEQLPVALELGPDLVSFHAGPNDVLRPRADVPALLRRYDDAVAALEAAGIRTILFTVVERTGAGRTADRLAERFALFNDGVRRTAAAHGAVLVDLAAVPVLRDRRLWHSDRLHLAPEGHARVAAAVLEALGLERSDWWRSALPGSTRATRRAALVADARWVRVHLLPWIGRRIRGVSSGDGVPAKHAELVEIIPD